In one window of Pseudorasbora parva isolate DD20220531a chromosome 7, ASM2467924v1, whole genome shotgun sequence DNA:
- the irx4a gene encoding iroquois-class homeodomain protein IRX-4a, protein MSYPQFGYPYSSAPQFLMTTNSLTSCCESSTRSISDSSAQTPVYCPVYESRLLATARHELSSAAALGVYGNPYTSSQGYGNYVTYGADASAFYSLGTFDAKDGSASAHAGITQAAAYYPYDPSLGQYQYDRYGSMEGGTRRKNATRETTSTLKAWLQEHRKNPYPTKGEKIMLAIITKMTLTQVSTWFANARRRLKKENKMTWPPRNKGSDDKKYDDDDDEDGSQEDQIKSETNDDESKSREDKELQLSDLDDFDTIESESSECELKHRFHMNTHMATTDDRLKEPSPKLSIPGLLEAERDLTKSCLKSTSEDCEHELRHAKTCFQQQGHPLLDSKPRIWSLAQTATSLNPTEYSSCMLRCQPSPSASSPVNGLERQQDSPVTTLRNWVDGVFHDPLFRHSSLNQAQTNTTVSWTTTTKGSILETGALGRSVGNNNVIKTQQQEASKDSMTFPKGVNKIFCS, encoded by the exons ATGTCCTATCCTCAATTCGGATATCCTTACTCTTCTGCACCTCAG TTCCTCATGACCACCAACTCTTTGACATCTTGCTGCGAGTCGAGCACCAGATCCATCTCGGATTCGTCCGCGCAGACGCCCGTGTACTGTCCCGTGTATGAGAGCAGACTGTTGGCCACGGCCAGGCACGAGCTGAGCTCCGCCGCTGCGCTGGGAGTCTACGGGAACCCGTACACCAGCAGTCAGGGCTATGGGAATTATGTCACCTATGGAGCTGACGCCTCCGCTTTCTACTCTTTG GGAACATTTGATGCCAAAGATGGGAGTGCGTCTGCGCATGCGGGAATTACACAGGCTGCCGCATATTACCCATATGATCCCTCCCTGGGACAGTACCAGTATGACAG ATATGGATCTATGGAAGGAGGAACCAGGAGAAAGAACGCCACTCGCGAGACGACGAGCACGTTGAAAGCGTGGCTTCAGGAGCACAGGAAAAACCCCTATCCCACCAAAGGAGAGAAGATCATGCTGGCCATCATCACCAAGATGACCCTCACGCAAGTGTCCACCTGGTTCGCCAACGCCAGACGGAGACTCAAGAAAGAGAACAAGATGACATGGCCACCGAGAAACAAGGGTTCGGACGATAAGAAATACGAcgacgatgatgatgaagatgggTCACAGGAAGATCAAATCAAAAGTGAAACCAATGATGACG AGAGCAAAAGTCGAGAAGACAAAGAACTTCAGTTAAGTGACTTAGACGACTTCGACACCATCGAGTCTGAGAGCTCAGAGTGTGAACTCAAACACCGCTTTCACATGAACACGCACATGGCGACCACAGACGATCGCCTCAAAGAACCATCGCCAAAACTCTCCATTCCCGGTCTGCTCGAAGCCGAGCGCGATCTCACCAAAAGCTGCTTGAAATCCACCTCCGAAGATTGCGAACACGAGCTTCGGCACGCCAAAACGTGTTTCCAGCAGCAGGGCCATCCGTTACTGGACAGCAAACCCCGCATCTGGTCTCTGGCCCAGACCGCGACTTCGTTGAACCCGACAGAGTACTCCTCATGTATGCTTAGATGTCAACCATCACCCTCCGCCTCCTCACCAGTAAACGGCCTGGAAAGACAGCAGGATTCACCTGTTACGACTCTCAGAAACTGGGTAGATGGAGTTTTTCACGACCCTTTGTTTAGACACAGCTCCTTAAACCAAGCACAGACGAACACTACAGTTTCTTGGACCACCACGACCAAAGGCTCTATCTTAGAGACTGGAGCCCTTGGACGCTCCGTAGGGAACAATAATGTGATAAAAACACAGCAGCAAGAGGCCAGTAAGGACAGTATGACATTTCCAAAGGGGGTGAATAAAATATTCTGTTCCTAG